One window of the Pyrus communis chromosome 17, drPyrComm1.1, whole genome shotgun sequence genome contains the following:
- the LOC137723058 gene encoding probable sugar phosphate/phosphate translocator At1g12500 — protein sequence MVEAQTWTTRRMSNPRLQDTTSPDQVIDIPATPPGDVRNGTSYGFSSAVGSLLSPTISTAAIVASWYLSNIGVLLLNKYLLSFYGFRYPIFLTMLHMISCATYSYVAIHLLELVPRQYILSRRQFFKIFALSAIFCFSVVCGNTSLRYLPVSFNQAIGATTPFFTAIFAFVITCKKESAEVYGALLPVVFGIVLASNSEPLFHLFGFLVCVGSTAGRALKSVMQGILLTSDSEKLHSMNLLFYMAPMAACILLPFTLYIEGNVAAKTVGKARTDPFIVFLLVGNATVAYLVNLTNFLVTKHTSALTLQVLGNAKAAAAAVVSVLIFRNPVTAMGMTGFTVTIMGVALYSEAKKRSKVTTH from the coding sequence ATGGTGGAGGCACAGACATGGACGACGCGTCGTATGAGCAACCCACGGCTGCAGGACACGACGTCGCCCGACCAGGTGATCGACATTCCGGCCACTCCCCCTGGCGACGTCCGCAACGGGACGAGCTACGGATTCTCCTCCGCCGTCGGATCCCTCCTCTCCCCGACAATATCGACGGCGGCGATTGTTGCATCCTGGTACCTGTCGAACATCGGCGTCCTCCTCCTCAACAAGTACCTCCTCAGCTTCTACGGCTTCCGCTACCCGATCTTCCTCACAATGCTCCACATGATCTCCTGCGCCACCTACAGCTACGTCGCTATCCACCTCCTCGAGCTCGTGCCACGTCAGTACATCCTTTCCCGCCGCCAGTTTTTCAAGATCTTCGCACTCTCCGCCATCTTCTGCTTCTCCGTCGTCTGCGGGAATACCTCCCTCCGCTACCTTCCCGTCTCCTTCAACCAGGCCATCGGCGCCACCACCCCCTTTTTCACAGCCATCTTCGCGTTCGTCATCACGTGTAAAAAGGAGTCTGCCGAGGTCTACGGCGCCCTCCTCCCCGTCGTTTTCGGGATCGTGTTGGCCAGCAACAGCGAGCCGCTGTTTCATCTGTTCGGTTTTTTGGTCTGCGTGGGTTCCACAGCCGGCCGGGCATTAAAATCGGTGATGCAGGGGATTTTACTCACCTCGGATTCTGAGAAGCTCCACTCCATGAACTTGCTTTTCTACATGGCTCCAATGGCGGCCTGCATTCTCCTTCCCTTCACTCTCTATATCGAGGGCAACGTGGCGGCCAAGACGGTGGGGAAAGCGAGAACCGACCCCttcattgtttttttgttggttgGCAATGCCACGGTGGCGTATTTGGTTAACTTGACTAATTTCTTGGTGACCAAGCACACCAGCGCGCTCACACTACAGGTTCTCGGCAATGCCaaggcggcggcggcggcggttgTATCGGTGTTGATATTCCGGAATCCGGTCACGGCTATGGGAATGACTGGGTTCACGGTGACTATCATGGGGGTGGCGCTTTACAGCGAGGCCAAGAAAAGGTCCAAAGTTACAACTCATTGA